In the genome of Sphaeramia orbicularis chromosome 13, fSphaOr1.1, whole genome shotgun sequence, one region contains:
- the opa3 gene encoding optic atrophy 3 protein homolog produces MVVGAFPIAKLLYLGVRQMSKPVANRIKAGARRSEFFKNYICLPPAQLYHWIEMRTKMRIMGFRGATIKPLNEEAAAELGAELLGEAIIFLIGGGCMVLEYSRQATNSRRKEDELNATITELQTQIAELTLTTETLDAQLREVNRLLVSFPTPSKK; encoded by the exons ATGGTTGTTGGTGCCTTTCCTATCGCCAAGCTCCTCTACCTCGGAGTAAGGCAGATGAGCAAGCCCGTGGCGAACCGGATAAAAGCAGGAGCCCGGAGAAGCGAGTTTTTTAAGAATTACATCTGTCTGCCGCCAGCACAGC TCTACCACTGGATTGAGATGAGAACAAAGATGCGGATCATGGGCTTTCGTGGTGCCACCATTAAGCCACTAAATGAGGAGGCAGCTGCAGAGCTGGGAGCCGAGCTGCTGGGAGAAGCAATCATCTTCCTCATCGGTGGCGGTTGCATGGTGCTGGAGTACAGCAGACAGGCTACAAACTCACGTCGTAAAGAAGATGAGCTGAACGCAACCATCACAGAACTACAGACTCAGATAGCAGAACTAACTTTAACTACAGAGACTCTAGATGCTCAGCTGAGAGAGGTCAACAGACTACTGGTTTCCTTTCCTACTCCTTCCAAAAAGTGA
- the hnrnpul1 gene encoding heterogeneous nuclear ribonucleoprotein U-like protein 1, whose translation MSLDVKKLKVNELKEELQRRGLDTKGLKADLVERLRAALEEEEAETDTPEQREPEEQEDEYGQDFQDNDDGDDGQEQQEPVEDYGDEDADGDGDGDGDGDVPQEDDEGRDSGGYYEEEEAEGEPYESQPASDSGHSMPDFTADVDIHKPDMMSEPEAKPVQEPEEPVEVKPEVKVEVKTEDDKEDTQQDNHRTDQQREPEASAQAEQVKAEADRAGNYGRKRPYEENRGYGYYEHREDKRSRTPQPPAEDEEEIIDDTLVTIDTYNCDLHFKVSRDRYSGYPLTIEGFAYLWSGARATHGITSGRVCYEMKINEEIPVKHLPSSEPDPHVVRIGWSLNHCSTQLGEEAFSFGYGGTGKKSCDCKFGDYGERFGENDVIGCYIDFDSSDEVEMGFTKNGVWLGVAFRTTKEALAGRALFPHVLVKNCAVEFNFGQKREPYFPPPEGYSYIHNLSMEQKIRGTKGPANKSDCEILMMVGLPACGKTTWAIKHAEANPDKKYNILGTNAIMDKMKVMGLRRQRNYAGRWDVLIQQATQCLNRLIEIAARKRRNYILDQTNVYGSARRRKMRPFEGFQRKAIVICPTDEDLKERTLKQTNEQGKDVPDHAVLEMKANFTLPEACDFLEAVTFIELQREEAEKLLKQYNEDGRKAGPPPEKRFDNRQGGFRGRGGGNFQRYDNRDGSRGGYQNRSGDGGSGYRGGYNRGSYNQNRWGSSYRDGGSDSRSGYNRNPPATGTYNRPVPYAKTGYNQSYSQSYNQGYNQGSYNQNYYSNYSQYPGYSQSYSQTPATAQTYNHHQQQPQQQPQAQQPAQQQQQSYNQQYQQYAQQWQQYYQNQNQWNQYYSQYGSYPGQGSQGSSSGTQ comes from the exons ATGAGTCTTGACGTGAAGAAATTGAAAGTCAACGAATTAAAGGAAGAGCTTCAGCGCCGCGGCCTGGACACCAAAGGCCTGAAGGCGGACCTGGTGGAGAGGCTGAGGGCTgccctggaggaggaggaggctgagaCCGACACTCCGGAGCAGAGGGAGCCGGAGGAGCAGGAGGACGAGTACGGGCAGGACTTCCAAGACAATGATGATGGGGATGATGGCCAAGAGCAACAAG AACCAGTTGAGGATTATGGCGATGAAGATGCTGACGGTGATGGAGACGGAGATGGCGATGGTGATGTCCCGCAAGAGGATGATGAGGGCAGAGATTCAGGTGGTTATTACGAGGAAGAGGAGGCTGAAGGTGAACCGTATGAAAGTCAGCCAGCCTCAGACTCAGGTCACAGCATGCCCGACTTCACAGCAGATGTCGATATTCACAAGCCAGACATGATGTCTGAGCCGGAGGCCAAGCCTGTGCAGGAGCCAGAGGAGCCTGTGGAAGTCAAACCAG AAGTCAAAGTAGAAGTCAAAACGGAAGATGATAAAGAGGACACACAGCAGGATAATCACAGGACTGACCAGCAGCGTGAGCCGGAAGCATCCGCTCAGGCCGAGCAGGTGAAGGCCGAAGCTGACAGAGCTGGAAACTATGGCCGTAAGAGGCCATACGAGGAAAACCGGGGATATGGATACTATGAGCATCGTGAAGACAAAAG GTCTCGCACACCACAGCCTCCtgctgaagatgaagaagagataATCGATGACACGCTTGTTACCATTGATACAT aCAACTGTGATCTGCACTTCAAAGTGTCTCGAGATCGCTACAGCGGATACCCGCTCACCATCGAAGGCTTTGCGTACCTGTGGTCTGGAGCTCGAGCCACACATGGCATCACCAGCGGCCGTGTGTGTTATGAGATGAAG ATCAATGAGGAAATTCCGGTGAAACACCTGCCCAGTAGCGAGCCAGATCCACATGTGGTGAGAATCGGATGGTCCCTCAACCACTGCAGCACTCAGCTTG GTGAGGAGGCTTTCTCCTTTGGATATGGAGGAACAGGAAAGAAATCCTGTGACTGCAAGTTTGGAGACTATGGTGAGAGGTTTGGTGAAAATGACGTCATCGGCTGTTACATT GACTTTGACAGTAGTGATGAGGTGGAAATGGGCTTCACTAAGAACGGAGTGTGGCTTGGAGTGGCTTTCCGGACAACCAAGGAGGCGTTGGCAGGCCGTGCCCTGTTCCCTCACGTTCTGGTGAAGAATTGCGCTGTCGAGTTTAACTTTGGGCAGAAACGGGAGCCATATTTCCCCCCACCAGAGGGATACTCTTACATCCATAATCTTAGTATGGAACAGAAGATCAGAGGCACTAAAGGACCTGCCAACAAATCAGATTGTGAG atcCTGATGATGGTTGGCCTGCCCGCCTGTGGAAAGACCACCTGGGCCATTAAACATGCTGAAGCTAATCCCGATAAGAAGTACAACATCCTGGGAACCAATGCTATCATGGACAAGATGAAG GTGATGGGTCTGCGTCGTCAGAGGAACTACGCTGGACGCTGGGATGTACTCATCCAACAGGCCACCCAGTGTCTGAACCGTCTGATTGAGATCGCCGCCCGCAAGAGACGCAACTACATCCTTGATCAG ACAAATGTATATGGATCAGCAAGGAGACGAAAAATGCGTCCTTTTGAAGGTTTTCAACGCAAGGCTATTGTAATTTGTCCCACGGACGAGGATTTAAAAGAGCGAACATTAAAGCAAACCAATGAGCAGGGGAAGGATGTGCCCGATCATGCTGTTTTAGAAATGAAAG CCAACTTTACTCTCCCTGAGGCTTGCGACTTCCTGGAGGCGGTGACGTTCATAGAGCTGCAGCGCGAGGAGGCTGAAAAGCTGCTGAAGCAGTACAACGAAGATGGCCGCAAGGCAGGCCCGCCCCCTGAGAAGCGCTTTGACAACAGGCAGGGTGGGTTCCGTGGCCGCGGTGGTGGTAACTTCCAGCGGTACGATAATCGTGACGGATCCCGTGGTGGTTACCAGAACCGCAGCGGAGATGGAGGCAGTGGATACAGAGGAG GCTACAACCGTGGCAGCTACAACCAGAATCGCTGGGGCAGCAGCTACCGAGATGGAGGCTCTGATTCACGCAGCGGATACAACCGCAACCCGCCGGCAACAGGAACCTACAACCGCCCAGTTCCTTATGCCAAGACAGGATACAACCAG AGCTACAGCCAGAGCTACAATCAGGGCTACAACCAGGGCAGCTACAACCAGAACTACTACAGCAACTACAGCCAGTACCCGGGCTACAGCCAGAGCTACAGCCAGACCCCGGCCACCGCACAGACGTACAACCACCACCAGCAACAGCCACAGCAACAACCGCAGGCACAGCAACCGgcacagcagcaacagcagagcTACAACCAGCAATACCAGCAG TATGCTCAGCAGTGGCAGCAGTactaccagaaccagaaccagtggaaccagtacTACAGCCAGTACGGCAGCTACCCGGGACAGGGCAGCCAGGGCTCCTCCTCCGGCACCCAGTAG